The following are encoded in a window of Sphaerisporangium siamense genomic DNA:
- a CDS encoding M4 family metallopeptidase, protein MRRKALFAAALGLALATSVTPATSAAAKPPPGAAARPLSADPLTLATRAADQAAAGRLDHLRTGADEVWHRTKITPGAGGLYYAAYERTYKGLPVIGGDAVVVVDSAGGVRETIAASGPTTGVPTTPTVSAEKALAAARTRLDRVDDTASPHLVVLNQGSGARLAWEATVAGIASGRPSVQHVYVDARTGEIAGSRDEVHAGTGTGYYNGQVVIQTSGSGGTYRMADPLRPGVQCGGQNGTAYAGSDDDWGDGQAANLETACVDALYGMQRMYDMLRDWLAFNGFDGAGHGFPARVGLNDLNAYWAGAYAAFGHNARKQRQLTSMDIVAHEYGHAVFHFTPGNTGTGLEVPALNEGTGDIFGALTEHYAANATDPPDYVVGEGVDLEGRGPMEYMYNPSLTGYYNCYSSSIDWTRPHQAGGPLSHWFYLLAEGSDPGGGKPSSPLCSSTLPKLTGIGVQKAGKIFMGALQRKTSTWRYYDVRKVSLIAAAQLYGAGSPECAATRNAWTGIGVPAQYGEPQCTYIPPDFSMVPLPASGYVHPGGSVSLTIATQTVTGPPQTVALTASGLPSGMTATFTPTSVASGGSASLTIAASGATPEGDHLVAIKGTGPTATHTVAYAVVVSSAFEERTFRDDTDHPIPDNATISSSVTSTATGNAVSPVQVIVSIAHPCAADLAIRLRGPDGPPYTLVASGTASCTPFGVRAYLVPVTQQAAGTWTLEVSDDYRKDTGVLESWSVTV, encoded by the coding sequence ATGAGGCGCAAAGCCTTGTTCGCGGCGGCCCTCGGCCTGGCCCTCGCGACATCCGTGACGCCCGCGACATCGGCCGCGGCGAAGCCCCCGCCCGGGGCCGCCGCCCGGCCCCTGTCCGCCGACCCGCTCACCCTCGCCACGCGGGCGGCGGACCAGGCGGCCGCCGGCCGGCTGGACCACCTGCGCACGGGTGCGGACGAGGTCTGGCACCGCACCAAGATCACCCCTGGTGCGGGCGGCCTCTACTACGCCGCCTACGAGCGCACCTACAAGGGCCTGCCCGTGATCGGCGGCGACGCGGTCGTGGTCGTGGACTCGGCCGGAGGCGTCCGCGAGACCATCGCGGCCTCCGGGCCCACCACCGGCGTGCCCACCACGCCCACCGTGTCCGCCGAGAAGGCCCTGGCCGCCGCCAGGACACGCCTGGACCGCGTGGACGACACCGCGTCCCCGCACCTGGTCGTGCTGAACCAGGGGTCCGGGGCGCGCCTGGCCTGGGAGGCGACGGTGGCGGGCATCGCCTCCGGCCGGCCCAGCGTCCAGCACGTGTACGTGGACGCCCGCACCGGCGAGATCGCCGGATCCCGGGACGAGGTCCACGCCGGCACCGGCACCGGCTACTACAACGGCCAGGTCGTCATCCAGACGTCCGGCTCCGGCGGCACGTACCGGATGGCCGACCCGCTCCGCCCGGGCGTGCAGTGCGGCGGACAGAACGGCACCGCCTACGCCGGGTCCGACGACGACTGGGGCGACGGGCAGGCCGCCAACCTGGAGACCGCCTGCGTGGACGCCCTGTACGGGATGCAGCGCATGTACGACATGCTGCGCGACTGGCTGGCCTTCAACGGCTTCGACGGCGCGGGCCACGGCTTCCCCGCACGGGTCGGTCTGAACGACCTGAACGCGTACTGGGCCGGCGCCTACGCCGCCTTCGGCCACAACGCGAGGAAGCAGCGCCAGCTCACCTCCATGGACATCGTGGCGCACGAGTACGGCCACGCGGTCTTCCACTTCACCCCCGGGAACACGGGCACGGGCTTGGAGGTCCCCGCCCTCAACGAGGGCACCGGCGACATCTTCGGCGCCCTGACCGAGCACTATGCCGCGAACGCCACCGACCCGCCGGACTACGTGGTGGGGGAAGGGGTCGACCTTGAGGGACGCGGCCCGATGGAGTACATGTACAACCCTTCGCTGACGGGCTACTACAACTGCTACTCCTCCTCGATCGACTGGACCAGGCCGCACCAGGCCGGCGGTCCGCTGAGCCACTGGTTCTACCTGCTCGCCGAAGGCTCCGACCCGGGCGGGGGCAAGCCCTCCAGCCCCCTCTGTTCCAGCACGCTCCCCAAGCTGACGGGGATCGGCGTCCAGAAGGCCGGCAAGATCTTCATGGGCGCGCTGCAGCGGAAGACCTCCACCTGGCGCTACTACGACGTCCGCAAGGTCTCCCTGATCGCGGCCGCCCAGCTCTACGGCGCCGGCAGCCCCGAATGCGCCGCCACCCGGAACGCGTGGACCGGGATCGGCGTCCCGGCCCAGTACGGCGAGCCCCAGTGCACCTACATACCGCCGGACTTCTCGATGGTGCCGCTCCCGGCCTCCGGGTACGTCCACCCTGGCGGCTCGGTCAGCCTCACCATCGCCACGCAGACCGTCACGGGCCCGCCGCAGACGGTCGCCCTGACCGCGTCCGGCCTGCCGAGCGGGATGACCGCGACGTTCACACCCACGTCCGTCGCCTCGGGCGGCTCCGCGTCGCTGACCATCGCCGCCTCGGGCGCCACGCCCGAGGGCGACCACCTCGTGGCGATCAAGGGTACGGGGCCCACCGCCACCCACACCGTGGCCTACGCCGTGGTGGTCTCGAGCGCCTTCGAAGAGCGGACGTTCCGCGACGACACCGACCACCCGATCCCCGACAACGCGACGATCTCCAGCTCGGTCACCTCGACCGCCACCGGAAACGCCGTCTCCCCGGTCCAAGTGATCGTCAGCATCGCCCATCCCTGCGCCGCGGACCTGGCGATCCGCCTGCGCGGACCGGACGGTCCGCCCTACACGCTGGTCGCCAGCGGCACCGCGTCCTGCACGCCGTTCGGCGTCCGCGCGTACCTGGTGCCGGTCACCCAGCAGGCGGCCGGCACCTGGACCTTGGAGGTCTCCGACGACTACCGCAAGGACACCGGCGTCCTGGAGAGCTGGAGCGTGACCGTCTGA
- a CDS encoding NUDIX domain-containing protein: MLKRFLARAWRGMSGSVQWRVLWLRHAKFMVGVTGVVRDGDGRVLLLKHRFWPEGRQWGLPSGYANKGETFEDTFAREVREETGLEVRVHGLRHLKSGFQLRMEVAFEAEPIGGTLRLNALEILDGGWFHPGDLPGELQPEHRALIHTGRVVAE; this comes from the coding sequence ATGCTGAAGAGGTTCCTGGCGCGGGCTTGGCGTGGCATGTCGGGGTCGGTGCAGTGGCGGGTGCTGTGGCTGCGGCACGCGAAGTTCATGGTCGGGGTGACCGGCGTCGTGCGGGACGGGGACGGCAGGGTGCTGCTGCTCAAGCACCGGTTCTGGCCCGAGGGACGGCAGTGGGGCCTGCCCAGCGGGTACGCGAACAAGGGCGAGACGTTCGAGGACACCTTCGCCCGCGAGGTGCGCGAGGAGACCGGCCTGGAGGTGCGGGTCCACGGGCTCAGGCATCTGAAGAGCGGTTTCCAGCTCCGGATGGAGGTGGCGTTCGAGGCCGAGCCGATCGGCGGCACGCTGCGGCTGAACGCCCTGGAGATCCTTGACGGAGGCTGGTTCCACCCCGGCGACCTCCCGGGCGAGCTCCAGCCGGAGCACCGCGCCCTGATCCACACCGGCCGCGTCGTCGCCGAGTGA
- a CDS encoding discoidin domain-containing protein, whose amino-acid sequence MPTHRRAAVLTAVSLAATALFATNAAIRASDAAAVRSTGTGPASAASSADVVNLACGKPITASANAATAARAVDCDATTAWQSATVKPAWLTVDLGVAQRVTRIVVKWGGGYGTSYKFRKSANGSSWSTFQDGTGLDGGTDEVAVDVYSRYLQLYLSQYAGTSGFTVNELELYGPAAPTPTPTPTRTPTPTPTPTGAGRTVRVSTPAELKSALAGARPGDTIAMADGVYHDEFVITASGTAGGRITLTGSRNAIIENDLTGGGTGGCPSGHLGYGLHVNGASHWNLSGFTVRDSKKGIVMDGARNTVIDGVYVHHIQDEGVHFRKGSADGVIKNSTVTDTGLVQPGYGEGVYIGSANGNWACFGGPDGVDRSDNVQVLDNTIGPNVTAESVDVKEGTSGGVIRGNRFDGAGQKNVNSGDSWLDVKGDGYLVESNTGVNPYTEGARVQTVYSPYGCGNVFRSNTFTLGTATGYAIFVNNQPACVSRNAPNVVHASNFSTGGRGLTNIPLTP is encoded by the coding sequence ATGCCCACGCACCGAAGGGCGGCCGTCCTGACGGCCGTCTCCCTCGCCGCCACCGCACTCTTCGCCACGAACGCCGCGATCCGCGCCTCGGACGCGGCGGCCGTCCGATCCACCGGGACCGGACCGGCCTCCGCCGCCTCCTCGGCGGACGTCGTGAACCTGGCCTGCGGCAAGCCGATCACCGCCTCCGCCAACGCCGCCACCGCCGCCCGCGCCGTCGACTGCGACGCGACCACGGCGTGGCAGTCGGCGACGGTCAAGCCCGCCTGGCTCACGGTCGACCTCGGGGTCGCTCAGCGCGTCACCCGCATCGTGGTGAAGTGGGGCGGCGGGTACGGCACCTCCTACAAGTTCCGCAAGTCGGCCAACGGCTCAAGCTGGTCGACGTTCCAGGACGGCACCGGCCTCGACGGCGGCACCGACGAGGTCGCCGTGGACGTCTACAGCCGTTACCTGCAGCTCTACCTGAGCCAGTACGCGGGGACCAGCGGCTTCACGGTCAACGAGCTGGAACTGTACGGCCCGGCCGCGCCGACGCCCACCCCGACCCCGACCCGGACGCCCACGCCCACCCCGACCCCGACGGGCGCGGGCCGCACGGTGCGCGTCTCCACCCCGGCCGAGCTGAAGTCCGCCCTGGCCGGCGCACGGCCCGGCGACACGATCGCGATGGCCGACGGCGTCTACCACGACGAATTCGTGATCACGGCGTCCGGCACCGCCGGCGGGCGCATCACGCTCACCGGCTCACGAAACGCGATCATCGAGAACGACCTGACCGGCGGCGGAACCGGAGGCTGCCCGAGCGGGCACCTCGGCTACGGCCTGCACGTCAACGGGGCGAGCCACTGGAACCTGTCCGGCTTCACCGTGCGCGACTCCAAGAAGGGCATCGTCATGGACGGCGCCAGGAACACGGTGATCGACGGCGTGTACGTCCACCACATCCAGGACGAGGGCGTGCACTTCCGCAAGGGCAGCGCGGACGGCGTGATCAAGAATTCCACGGTGACCGACACCGGCCTGGTGCAGCCCGGCTACGGCGAGGGCGTCTACATCGGCTCGGCCAACGGCAACTGGGCGTGCTTCGGCGGGCCGGACGGCGTCGACCGCAGCGACAACGTCCAGGTGCTGGACAACACCATCGGCCCGAACGTCACCGCCGAGTCGGTCGACGTCAAGGAGGGAACGAGCGGCGGCGTGATCCGCGGCAACCGCTTCGACGGCGCCGGGCAGAAGAACGTCAACTCCGGGGACAGCTGGCTGGACGTCAAGGGCGACGGCTACCTCGTCGAGTCCAACACCGGCGTGAACCCCTACACCGAGGGCGCGCGCGTCCAGACCGTCTACTCCCCCTACGGCTGCGGCAACGTCTTCCGCTCCAACACCTTCACCCTGGGCACGGCGACCGGTTACGCGATCTTCGTGAACAACCAGCCCGCGTGCGTGTCCAGGAACGCCCCGAACGTCGTCCACGCCTCCAACTTCTCCACCGGAGGCAGGGGCCTGACCAACATCCCCCTCACCCCCTGA
- a CDS encoding stage II sporulation protein M produces the protein MDIDAFVAAHKPTWDRLEALVRHRGSLTGPEVDELVDLYQRVATHLSIVRSGSDPLLVGRLSALVARARSAVTGAHTPAWREFARFFTVSFPVVAYRGRWWWLGTSVAFLAVSAVLAVWVARNPEVQAAVAGPEQIRQLVEHDFADYYSEHPAAAFAGQVWINNAWVSMQVIAMSVLLGLPIPYILWQNAANVGVSAGLMASRDRLDVFFGLITPHGLLELTAVFLAAAAGMRLGWSVIDPGPRRRAEALAEQGRAVVSVALGLVVVLLVSGLIEALVTPSSLPTWARVGIGVVAEAAFLAYVVYFGRRALRAGESGDLERAPDVAPST, from the coding sequence GTGGACATCGATGCCTTCGTCGCCGCGCACAAGCCCACGTGGGACCGCCTGGAGGCCCTGGTGCGGCACCGGGGCTCGCTGACCGGCCCTGAGGTGGACGAGCTGGTCGACCTCTACCAGCGGGTGGCGACCCATCTGTCCATCGTCAGGTCCGGGTCCGACCCTCTGCTGGTCGGCCGCCTGTCGGCGCTGGTCGCGCGGGCGCGCTCGGCGGTGACCGGGGCGCACACCCCCGCCTGGCGCGAGTTCGCCCGGTTCTTCACCGTGTCCTTCCCGGTGGTGGCCTACCGCGGCCGCTGGTGGTGGCTCGGCACGTCCGTGGCCTTCCTCGCGGTGTCGGCGGTCCTCGCCGTGTGGGTGGCGCGCAACCCCGAGGTCCAGGCCGCCGTCGCCGGGCCCGAGCAGATCCGGCAGCTCGTCGAGCACGACTTCGCCGACTACTACTCCGAGCATCCCGCGGCCGCCTTCGCCGGGCAGGTGTGGATCAACAACGCCTGGGTGTCCATGCAGGTCATCGCCATGTCCGTCCTGCTCGGCCTCCCGATTCCCTACATTCTCTGGCAGAACGCCGCGAACGTCGGCGTCTCCGCCGGGCTCATGGCCTCCCGCGACCGGCTCGACGTCTTCTTCGGCCTCATCACCCCGCACGGCCTGCTCGAACTCACCGCCGTCTTCCTCGCCGCGGCCGCCGGCATGCGCCTCGGCTGGAGCGTCATCGACCCCGGGCCGCGCAGGCGCGCCGAGGCGCTGGCCGAGCAGGGCCGGGCCGTGGTGAGCGTCGCGCTCGGGCTGGTCGTGGTGCTGCTGGTGTCCGGCCTGATCGAGGCGCTGGTGACGCCGTCCTCGCTGCCGACCTGGGCGCGCGTCGGCATCGGCGTCGTGGCGGAGGCGGCCTTCCTCGCCTACGTCGTCTACTTCGGGCGCCGCGCCCTGCGCGCGGGGGAGAGCGGCGACCTGGAACGCGCCCCCGACGTCGCGCCGTCGACCTGA
- a CDS encoding RDD family protein has protein sequence MADVVTGEAVVVEVRVAQLPSRALALMIDMVVQFAGVFGVGLLLSMVTFIAEEALATAFGILLGALVVVGYPVLFETLTRGRSLGKLALGLRVVSDDGGPERFRQALFRGLSGLVEFWLLFGAPALICSLISERGKRLGDVFSGTIVIAERGPRQAPPPEMPPALAAWATTLELSRLPEGLATTARQYLSRFTELSPMVRHEMGARIVARFAAFVSPPPPPNAPPWAYLAAVLAERRRRTEARLARQIQGYSTRHGAAPAVPYATAFPAVPPAPPPLTPPTGIPVPFPPPVFAASPARTSATPGGFQPPA, from the coding sequence GTGGCAGATGTCGTGACCGGCGAGGCCGTCGTCGTCGAGGTCCGGGTCGCGCAGCTTCCGAGCCGCGCGCTGGCGCTCATGATCGACATGGTGGTGCAGTTCGCGGGCGTCTTCGGCGTCGGCCTGCTGCTGAGCATGGTCACGTTCATCGCCGAGGAGGCTCTGGCCACCGCGTTCGGCATCCTGCTCGGCGCGCTGGTCGTCGTCGGCTACCCGGTGCTCTTCGAGACGCTCACCCGGGGCCGCAGCCTCGGCAAGCTGGCCCTCGGGCTGCGGGTCGTCAGCGACGACGGCGGGCCCGAGCGGTTCCGCCAGGCCCTGTTCCGCGGGCTCTCCGGGCTCGTCGAGTTCTGGCTGCTGTTCGGGGCCCCCGCGCTCATCTGCTCGCTGATCTCCGAGCGCGGCAAACGGCTGGGGGACGTCTTCTCGGGCACCATCGTGATCGCCGAGCGGGGGCCGCGCCAGGCCCCTCCGCCCGAGATGCCGCCCGCGCTGGCCGCGTGGGCGACGACGCTGGAGCTCTCGCGGCTGCCGGAGGGGCTGGCGACCACGGCGCGGCAGTATCTGTCGCGGTTCACCGAGCTGTCCCCGATGGTGCGGCACGAGATGGGCGCGCGGATCGTCGCCCGGTTCGCCGCGTTCGTCTCCCCGCCCCCGCCGCCGAACGCGCCGCCGTGGGCCTACCTCGCCGCCGTCCTGGCCGAGCGGCGCCGCCGCACGGAGGCCCGGCTGGCGCGCCAGATCCAGGGGTACTCCACCCGCCACGGCGCCGCGCCGGCCGTCCCGTACGCCACGGCGTTCCCGGCCGTGCCCCCGGCGCCCCCTCCGCTCACGCCGCCGACCGGAATTCCCGTCCCTTTCCCGCCGCCGGTCTTCGCCGCCTCACCTGCGCGGACGTCCGCGACGCCGGGTGGTTTCCAGCCCCCCGCATAG
- a CDS encoding ABC transporter permease: MLRRFLIRRVLLGLVVLWLVTLGTFFMFFVAPGDPARTLAGRQATPEQVEMIRRDLGLDQPILVQYGEYMGRLVRGDLGKSYFNGESVGTLVAGDLPPTMSLVLGGAVLWFVAGVSLGVLSATRARSPLDRLMTFLALAGVSMPTFVIGLLLLYLLFFQLTKAGAPIFPPDSYVPFSEDPAEWARHLILPWVTLATVQAATYLRLTRGSMLDVLGEDYIRTARAKGVPERRVIVRHGLRSALTPVVSQLGVDVGTLIGGVVVTESVFGLGGVGQAVVQAFVSSDLPVIMGVVLITASAVVVANLLVDLAYALLDARVRLG; encoded by the coding sequence ATGTTGCGGCGCTTTCTCATCCGCCGGGTGCTGCTCGGCCTGGTCGTGCTCTGGCTGGTCACGCTCGGCACGTTCTTCATGTTCTTCGTGGCCCCCGGCGACCCGGCGCGCACGCTCGCGGGCCGTCAGGCCACGCCCGAGCAGGTCGAGATGATCCGGCGCGACCTCGGCCTCGACCAGCCGATCCTCGTGCAGTACGGCGAGTACATGGGCCGCCTGGTGCGCGGCGACCTCGGCAAGTCGTACTTCAACGGCGAGTCGGTGGGCACGCTGGTCGCAGGCGACCTGCCGCCGACGATGTCGCTGGTGCTCGGCGGCGCCGTCCTGTGGTTCGTCGCGGGCGTCAGCCTCGGCGTGCTGAGCGCCACCCGGGCCAGATCGCCGCTCGACAGGCTCATGACGTTCCTGGCCCTGGCCGGGGTGTCGATGCCGACGTTCGTCATCGGCCTATTGTTGCTCTACCTGCTGTTCTTCCAGCTCACCAAGGCCGGGGCGCCGATCTTCCCGCCCGACTCCTACGTCCCCTTCTCCGAGGACCCGGCGGAGTGGGCCCGCCACCTGATCCTGCCGTGGGTCACGCTCGCCACCGTGCAGGCCGCCACCTACCTGCGGCTCACCCGGGGCTCCATGCTGGACGTCCTCGGCGAGGACTACATCCGCACCGCCCGCGCCAAGGGCGTCCCCGAACGGCGGGTGATCGTCCGGCACGGCCTGCGCTCGGCGCTGACCCCGGTCGTGTCGCAGCTCGGCGTGGACGTCGGCACGCTCATCGGGGGTGTGGTGGTCACCGAGTCGGTCTTCGGGCTCGGCGGGGTCGGGCAGGCGGTCGTCCAGGCGTTCGTCAGCAGCGACCTGCCGGTCATCATGGGAGTCGTGCTGATCACGGCCTCCGCCGTGGTGGTCGCCAACCTGCTCGTGGACCTGGCGTACGCGCTGCTGGACGCGCGGGTGCGGCTCGGCTGA
- a CDS encoding ABC transporter permease yields MTLTEMRPDSVPGKTIAGRGPWALAWARIRTDRVALTSAVVVVVLLVLAAAAPLVAQWSGHAPDDQFRDIGITDQGLPVPPNGTFWFGTDRLGRDLFVRVLYGARVSLMVGVLSTVLAAALGVAVGLLAGFYGGVVDTLLSRLMDVVLSFPYLIFAIAVVSIAGPSLTATIGVIAFYSWAAIARIVRGQTLSIKEREYIEAARSLGASDTRIMFIDILPNLLAPVIVLVTLLIPAAIVFESTLSYLGLGITPPTPSWGNLLSEAQGFYRVAWWYLTFPAGALLLTTLAFNLLGDGIRDAIDPRTERLFSRRRGIVRKKAGRRAARATTTEG; encoded by the coding sequence GTGACGCTCACCGAGATGCGCCCGGACTCGGTGCCAGGGAAGACCATCGCGGGACGCGGCCCGTGGGCGCTGGCCTGGGCCCGCATCCGCACCGACCGGGTCGCGCTGACCTCGGCCGTCGTGGTCGTGGTCCTGCTGGTGCTCGCCGCGGCGGCGCCGCTCGTCGCGCAGTGGAGCGGCCACGCCCCCGACGACCAGTTCCGCGACATCGGCATCACCGACCAGGGGCTGCCCGTGCCGCCGAACGGCACCTTCTGGTTCGGCACCGACCGCCTCGGCCGCGACCTGTTCGTCCGCGTCCTGTACGGCGCCCGGGTCTCGCTGATGGTGGGCGTGCTGTCCACGGTGCTCGCCGCGGCGCTCGGCGTCGCGGTGGGCCTGCTCGCCGGGTTCTACGGCGGCGTGGTCGACACGCTGCTGTCGCGGCTCATGGACGTCGTGCTGTCCTTCCCGTACCTGATCTTCGCGATCGCGGTCGTCTCGATCGCCGGGCCGTCGCTGACCGCGACGATCGGGGTGATCGCCTTCTATTCCTGGGCGGCGATCGCCAGGATCGTCCGGGGACAGACCCTGTCGATCAAGGAGCGGGAGTACATCGAGGCCGCGCGGTCGCTCGGCGCGAGCGACACGCGGATCATGTTCATCGACATCCTGCCGAACCTGCTGGCCCCGGTCATCGTGCTGGTCACGCTGCTGATCCCGGCCGCCATCGTCTTCGAGTCCACGCTGTCCTACCTTGGGCTCGGCATCACCCCGCCCACCCCCTCGTGGGGCAACCTGCTCAGCGAGGCGCAGGGCTTCTACCGCGTCGCCTGGTGGTACCTGACCTTCCCCGCGGGCGCCCTGCTGCTCACCACGCTCGCGTTCAACCTGCTCGGGGACGGCATCCGCGACGCGATCGACCCCAGGACCGAGCGGCTGTTCAGCAGGCGCCGCGGCATCGTCCGCAAGAAGGCCGGGCGCCGGGCCGCCCGCGCCACCACCACGGAGGGCTGA
- a CDS encoding ABC transporter ATP-binding protein: MNVPEPTTPPNLLEVDELVKHFPINEGAVLRRTVGQVHAVDGVSLTLAPGETLGLVGETGCGKSTLARCVAGLHPVTSGRVVFDGRDITDLSRKEMRAVRKDIQVIFQDPYGSLNPRRRVGSIIADPLVIHGVGTPRERRRAVGELMERVGLNPEHYNRFPAEFSGGQRQRIGVARALALRPRLIICDEPVSALDVSIQAQILNLLKDLQDDFGLTYLFIAHDLSVVRHVSDRIAVMYLGRVVELAEADELYEAPRHPYAGALLSATAVADPDVADRRTRVVLTGDVPSPINPPAGCRFHPRCPRAQEVCASTQPPLEGGAHLTACHFPLEGPAPGPGPRGGEGEAR, from the coding sequence GTGAACGTCCCTGAACCCACCACCCCGCCGAACCTTCTCGAAGTGGACGAGCTGGTCAAGCACTTCCCGATCAACGAGGGCGCGGTGCTCCGCCGCACCGTGGGCCAGGTCCACGCCGTGGACGGGGTCAGCCTGACGCTGGCGCCCGGCGAGACGCTGGGCCTGGTCGGGGAGACCGGCTGCGGCAAGTCGACGCTGGCCCGCTGCGTCGCCGGCCTGCACCCGGTGACGTCCGGCAGGGTCGTCTTCGACGGCCGGGACATCACCGACCTCTCCCGCAAGGAGATGCGGGCCGTGCGCAAGGACATCCAGGTGATCTTCCAGGATCCGTACGGCTCGCTGAACCCGCGCAGGCGCGTCGGCTCGATCATCGCCGACCCCCTGGTCATCCACGGCGTCGGCACCCCGCGCGAGCGGCGGCGCGCCGTCGGCGAGCTGATGGAGCGGGTCGGGCTGAACCCCGAGCACTACAACCGCTTCCCCGCGGAGTTCTCCGGAGGCCAGCGCCAGCGCATCGGCGTCGCCCGCGCCCTGGCGCTGCGCCCCCGGCTGATCATCTGCGACGAGCCGGTGTCCGCGCTGGACGTGTCGATCCAGGCGCAGATCCTCAACCTGCTGAAGGACCTCCAGGACGACTTCGGCCTGACCTACCTGTTCATCGCGCACGACCTGTCGGTGGTCCGGCACGTCAGCGACAGGATCGCGGTCATGTACCTCGGCAGGGTCGTGGAGCTGGCCGAGGCCGACGAGCTGTACGAGGCGCCGCGCCACCCGTACGCCGGCGCGCTGCTGTCGGCGACGGCCGTGGCCGACCCCGACGTCGCCGACCGCCGCACCCGCGTCGTCCTCACCGGCGACGTGCCCTCGCCGATCAACCCCCCGGCCGGCTGCCGCTTCCACCCGCGCTGCCCGAGGGCCCAGGAGGTGTGCGCGAGCACGCAACCCCCGCTGGAGGGCGGCGCGCACCTCACCGCCTGCCATTTCCCGCTCGAAGGACCCGCCCCCGGCCCCGGCCCGCGCGGCGGCGAAGGGGAGGCCCGGTGA
- a CDS encoding ABC transporter ATP-binding protein: protein MSLLEVKDLTVGFPTADGLVQAVRGLSFSVDPGRTLAIVGESGSGKTVSTQAILGLLPEADISGSVLFEGVDLLALDEERLRRIRGAEISVIFQDPLTSLHPLYKVGWQIAELIHVHDASVGRAQARRRAVELLGLVGIPKPERRVDDYPHQFSGGMRQRAMIAMALALNPKLVVADEPTTALDATVQAQILELITRLQREFDIALVLITHDLGVVAGVADEVMVMYAGLPVERADRRTLYYRPHHPYTKGLLESIPGSTGAREGRLRPIPGQPPSMIAVPAGCAFHPRCRYAMPVCAAERPPLARVTGDGDHASACWLPHQAIGHDQEAEAARLRAAEASPSERP from the coding sequence ATGAGCCTTCTAGAGGTGAAAGATCTCACGGTCGGTTTCCCGACCGCGGACGGCCTGGTGCAGGCCGTCCGCGGGCTGTCGTTCAGCGTCGACCCCGGACGGACGCTGGCGATCGTCGGGGAGTCCGGCAGCGGCAAGACCGTGAGCACGCAGGCGATCCTCGGCCTGCTGCCGGAGGCCGACATCTCGGGCAGCGTGCTGTTCGAGGGCGTGGATCTGCTGGCGCTGGACGAGGAGCGGCTGCGGCGGATCCGCGGCGCCGAGATCAGCGTGATCTTCCAGGACCCGCTGACCAGCCTCCACCCGCTCTACAAGGTCGGCTGGCAGATCGCCGAGCTGATCCACGTCCACGACGCGAGCGTCGGCCGCGCGCAGGCCCGCCGCCGCGCGGTCGAGCTGCTCGGGCTCGTCGGCATCCCCAAGCCCGAGCGCCGGGTGGACGACTACCCGCACCAGTTCTCCGGCGGCATGCGCCAGCGCGCCATGATCGCGATGGCGCTCGCGCTCAACCCCAAGCTCGTCGTCGCGGACGAGCCCACCACCGCCCTGGACGCGACCGTCCAGGCGCAGATCCTGGAGCTGATCACCCGGCTCCAGCGCGAGTTCGACATCGCCCTGGTGCTGATCACCCACGACCTCGGCGTGGTCGCGGGCGTCGCCGACGAGGTGATGGTGATGTACGCCGGCCTCCCGGTCGAGCGCGCCGACCGGCGCACGCTCTACTACCGGCCGCACCACCCCTACACCAAGGGCCTGCTGGAGTCGATCCCCGGCAGCACGGGCGCCCGCGAGGGCCGGCTCAGGCCGATCCCCGGGCAGCCGCCGAGCATGATCGCGGTCCCGGCCGGGTGCGCGTTCCACCCCCGCTGCCGGTACGCCATGCCGGTCTGCGCGGCCGAGCGCCCGCCCCTCGCCCGGGTCACCGGCGACGGCGACCACGCCTCGGCCTGCTGGCTGCCCCACCAGGCCATCGGCCACGACCAGGAGGCCGAGGCGGCACGGCTGCGCGCGGCGGAGGCGAGTCCCAGTGAACGTCCCTGA